From the genome of Eucalyptus grandis isolate ANBG69807.140 chromosome 2, ASM1654582v1, whole genome shotgun sequence, one region includes:
- the LOC104432920 gene encoding uncharacterized protein LOC104432920, which translates to MGNCQAIDAAALVIQHPDGRLERMYWPVMASEVMKTNPGHYVSLIIPLPAPGDDDKKDEGGRQDPPPKAAVRFTRVKLLRPTETLALGHAYRLITTQEVVKVLKAKKYGKMKQRQQQSGAAAEKANAAVAKDESSDTEAINKVSKHGKQRPKMAAAGAAVGRSKSWRPNLQSIDECGSR; encoded by the exons ATGGGGAATTGCCAGGCCATAGATGCGGCGGCGCTGGTGATCCAGCACCCGGACGGGAGGCTGGAGAGGATGTACTGGCCCGTGATGGCGAGCGAGGTCATGAAGACCAACCCCGGCCATTACGTGTCCCTTATCATCCCGTTGCCCGCCCCCGGCGACGACGACAAGAAGGACGAGGGCGGCCGGCAAGACCCGCCGCCCAAGGCGGCGGTGCGCTTCACCCGCGTGAAGCTTCTCCGCCCGACCGAGACCCTCGCCCTCGGCCACGCCTACCGCCTCATCACCACTCAAG AGGTGGTGAAGGTGCTGAAAGCGAAGAAATATGGCAAGATGAAGCAGAGGCAACAGCAATCAGGAGCAGCAGCTGAGAAAGCAAACGCTGCGGTGGCAAAAGACGAGAGCTCTGACACGGAGGCCATCAACAAG GTTTCGAAACATGGAAAGCAAAGGCCCAAAATGGCGGCGGCGGGTGCTGCGGTGGGGAGATCGAAATCCTGGCGGCCCAACTTGCAGAGCATAGACGAATGTGGAAGCCGATGA
- the LOC104432921 gene encoding cyclin-D1-1 yields MSFSCSDCFSDLLCEEDSGGVLYDSSPERSSSGLGSPARADESVAGFIEDEDRFVPGFDYAARFRSQPLDASAREESVAWILKVHAFYGFRPLTAYLSVNYFDRFLYSRSLPQPNGWPMQLLSVACLSLAAKMEEPLVPPLLDLQTEGAKYVFEPRTIRRMELLVLSVLDWRLRSITPFTFISFFAWKVDPTGTGVGFLISRATDVILSNIQETSFLEYRPSCIAVAAVLSAASDIPSLSLRNPENAESWCDGLSKEKIISCYRLMQKLVHSSSKRKPPKVLPQFRVTTQARARFSDSSSSSSLSPSYDNKRRKLNNSLWVDVDKGSSEQGEIE; encoded by the exons ATGTCATTCTCTTGCTCCGACTGCTTCTCCGATCTGCTCTGTGAGGAGGACTCCGGCGGGGTCCTGTACGACAGCTCCCCCGAGCGCTCCTCGTCGGGGCTGGGCTCCCCGGCGCGCGCCGACGAGTCGGTGGCCGGGTTCATCGAGGATGAGGACCGCTTCGTGCCCGGGTTCGACTACGCGGCCCGGTTCCGATCGCAGCCGCTCGACGCCTCCGCGAGGGAGGAGTCCGTTGCATGGATTCTCAAG GTGCATGCCTTCTACGGATTCCGGCCGCTGACGGCGTACCTCTCCGTCAACTACTTCGATCGCTTCCTTTACTCGCGCAGCTTGCCG CAACCAAATGGGTGGCCGATGCAGCTCCTCTCGGTGGCTTGCCTGTCATTAGCTGCCAAGATGGAGGAGCCTTTGGTTCCTCCTCTTCTGGATCTTCAG ACTGAAGGTGCCAAATACGTTTTTGAACCGAGGACAATCCGCAGGATGGAACTTCTCGTTCTAAGCGTCCTGGATTGGAGGCTCCGATCCATAACACCCTTCACCTTCATCAGTTTCTTTGCGTGGAAGGTCGATCCGACCGGCACCGGGGTTGGGTTTCTCATCTCGCGGGCGACCGACGTAATCTTATCTAACATCCAAG AAACTAGCTTCCTTGAGTATCGACCGTCCTGCATCGCCGTGGCAGCCGTGCTATCCGCTGCTAGTGATATCCCGAGTCTGTCTCTCCGTAATCCCGAGAACGCGGAATCATGGTGCGATGGGCTAAGCAAA GAGAAGATCATCAGCTGTTACCGATTAATGCAAAAACTGGTGCACAGTAGTAGCAAGAGGAAGCCCCCAAAAGTGCTGCCCCAGTTTAGAGTGACGACTCAGGCAAGGGCGAGGTTTAGTGACTCATCATCCTCGTCCTCGTTATCGCCATCGTATGATAATAAAAGGAGGAAATTAAATAACAGCTTATGGGTAGATGTTGACAAAGGAAGCTCCGAGCAGGGGGAAATAGAATAA